A portion of the Candida dubliniensis CD36 chromosome R, complete sequence genome contains these proteins:
- a CDS encoding calmodulin-like myosin light chain, putative (Similar to S. cerevisiae MLC1;~spliced gene): MSQNTKTYRDAFALFDKKGTGKIPVEHLGDLLRSVGQNPTLAEIADLQKTIKGSEFDFETYQEIINRPDGFKPLGLPEDYIKGFQVFDKDHTGYIGVGELRYILTSIGEKLTDSEVDELLKGVNVTSDGNVDYVEFVKSILDQ, translated from the exons ATG TCACAAAATACTAAGACCTACAGAGATGCATTTGCCCTTTTCGATAAGAAAGGTACCGGCAAAATTCCTGTTGAGCATTTGGGTGATTTATTAAGATCAGTTGGTCAAAACCCAACTTTGGCCGAAATAGCCGATTTACAAAAGACTATCAAGGGAagtgaatttgattttgaaaccTACCAAGAAATCATCAACAGACCAGACGGTTTCAAACCTTTGGGCTTACCTGAAGATTACATCAAGGGATTCCAAGTATTTGACAAAGATCACACTGGTTACATTGGTGTTGGAGAATTGAGATATATTTTAACTTCAATAGGTGAAAAGTTGACTGACTCTGAAGTTGACGAGTTATTAAAAGGGGTCAATGTAACTTCAGATGGAAATGTGGATTATGTTGAATTtgtcaaatcaattttagaCCAAtag